Proteins from a single region of Limnothrix sp. FACHB-406:
- a CDS encoding 5-formyltetrahydrofolate cyclo-ligase, giving the protein MYRPNPEKKPLRRALLLQRQVMPQNKWHNLSTALRDRIQSLPEWQTAQVIFAYVSHRLEPDILPLAQTELGRNKIWVLPRCQGELLIWHRWQPGEPLEPGAYGVQEPASDAPVVEPTAADLVLAPCVGADRLGYRLGYGGGYYDRLLAEVRSNTHTIGVCFDFALLDALPTDPWDRQFEAFCTESQVIHPQSHGPTQIRITIKLFAVYQETFGKSELIWELPAGITAGEVCDLMIQKHPNLEHWRNMTRFGINFQFVPDSTLLRDGDELVLIPPVSGG; this is encoded by the coding sequence ATGTATCGTCCCAATCCAGAAAAAAAGCCGCTACGTAGAGCGCTGTTACTGCAACGCCAGGTTATGCCGCAAAACAAATGGCACAACCTCAGCACGGCCCTGCGCGATCGGATCCAGTCTCTCCCAGAGTGGCAAACGGCACAGGTGATTTTTGCCTATGTGAGCCATCGTTTGGAGCCGGATATTTTGCCCTTGGCGCAAACGGAGTTGGGACGCAACAAAATTTGGGTGTTGCCCCGTTGCCAAGGGGAATTGCTGATTTGGCATCGCTGGCAACCGGGTGAACCGCTGGAACCGGGGGCCTATGGGGTTCAGGAACCCGCTAGCGATGCGCCCGTGGTGGAACCAACGGCGGCGGATTTAGTTTTGGCCCCCTGCGTTGGGGCCGATCGCCTGGGCTATCGGCTAGGCTACGGGGGAGGGTACTACGATCGACTGTTGGCGGAGGTGCGCTCCAATACCCACACGATCGGCGTATGTTTCGACTTTGCCCTATTGGACGCGCTACCCACGGATCCTTGGGATCGGCAATTTGAAGCCTTTTGCACCGAAAGCCAGGTGATTCACCCCCAATCCCACGGCCCCACCCAAATTCGGATCACGATCAAACTTTTTGCCGTCTATCAAGAAACATTCGGCAAATCAGAGCTAATTTGGGAATTGCCCGCTGGTATCACGGCCGGTGAAGTTTGTGATCTGATGATCCAAAAACATCCCAACCTGGAACATTGGCGAAACATGACCCGCTTCGGCATTAACTTTCAGTTTGTGCCCGATAGTACCCTGCTGCGGGATGGGGATGAACTGGTTTTAATTCCACCGGTCAGCGGCGGTTAA
- a CDS encoding MBL fold metallo-hydrolase — MEIALSPDFLVRFWGVRGSIPAPGKSTVRYGGNTSCVELCVGGRRLIFDGGTGLRSLAESMAPGETLDAFLFFTHYHWDHIQGVPFFAPLFTPGNRLTVYGCQTNTGEPLKHHFCDRILNPHSPIPVGQIKAEVDFYDLTAGDQFVVDGDIEIETGLLNHPNGAMGYRITWNGKTVVYATDTEHLPDRMDEHVVQLSREADVLIYDAMYTDEEYNNPRSSKVGWGHSTWQEGVKLAEVAGVKHLAVFHHEPNHSDDFLDEVERQLKERSPDSFLAREGMEFKIP, encoded by the coding sequence ATGGAGATTGCGCTTTCACCCGATTTTCTAGTCCGTTTCTGGGGCGTGCGAGGCAGCATTCCTGCACCGGGCAAGTCCACTGTGCGGTATGGCGGCAACACGTCCTGCGTGGAGTTGTGTGTTGGCGGGCGGCGCTTAATTTTTGATGGCGGTACGGGCCTGCGGTCTTTGGCTGAGTCAATGGCTCCTGGCGAAACGCTGGATGCTTTTCTGTTTTTCACGCATTACCACTGGGATCACATTCAGGGTGTGCCGTTCTTCGCGCCCCTGTTCACGCCGGGCAATCGGCTGACGGTGTATGGGTGCCAAACGAATACGGGCGAGCCGCTGAAACATCATTTTTGCGATCGAATTCTGAATCCCCATTCCCCAATTCCCGTGGGACAGATCAAGGCGGAGGTCGATTTTTATGACCTAACGGCTGGGGATCAGTTTGTGGTGGATGGGGATATTGAAATTGAGACGGGGCTGCTCAATCATCCCAACGGAGCCATGGGCTACCGGATTACCTGGAACGGAAAAACGGTGGTCTATGCCACGGATACAGAGCATTTGCCTGATCGAATGGATGAGCACGTGGTGCAACTGTCTCGTGAGGCAGACGTGCTGATTTACGATGCCATGTACACCGATGAGGAATACAACAACCCCCGATCGTCCAAGGTGGGTTGGGGTCACTCCACTTGGCAAGAGGGAGTCAAGTTGGCGGAAGTGGCGGGCGTAAAGCATCTGGCGGTCTTTCACCACGAGCCAAACCACAGCGATGATTTTCTGGATGAAGTGGAACGGCAACTGAAGGAGCGATCGCCCGATTCTTTCCTGGCTCGTGAAGGGATGGAATTCAAAATTCCCTGA
- the rsmH gene encoding 16S rRNA (cytosine(1402)-N(4))-methyltransferase RsmH: MNGSRSEAKAFPAESIDWGHLSVLRDECIAGLQPRSGGCYLDATLGAGGHTVALLAADPEVRVVGLDCDDRALAIARERLAPWGDRVTFVRSNFAQFNPGDQQFDGILADLGVSSMQFDQPDRGFSFRHDGPLDMRMDDRLTESAADVVNHWQEVPLANAIYTYGEERLSRRIARAIVEQRQTQPFQTTLELANAIARCVPGKYRHGRIHPATRTFQALRIVVNQELAVLETLLDRAPNWLAPQGRLAVISFHSLEDRIVKHRLRESTQLKVITKKPICPNDAEMGQNSRSRSAKLRIAERI, translated from the coding sequence ATTAATGGGAGCCGATCGGAGGCGAAGGCGTTCCCCGCTGAGTCGATCGACTGGGGCCACTTGTCCGTGCTCCGAGACGAATGTATCGCGGGTCTGCAACCTCGATCGGGCGGGTGCTATCTGGATGCCACGCTGGGTGCTGGGGGCCACACGGTGGCCCTGCTGGCGGCCGATCCAGAGGTGCGGGTGGTGGGCCTCGATTGTGACGATCGCGCCTTGGCGATCGCGCGGGAACGGTTGGCCCCTTGGGGCGATCGCGTCACCTTCGTGCGCAGCAACTTTGCGCAGTTCAACCCCGGCGATCAGCAATTTGACGGCATTTTGGCAGACTTGGGCGTTAGCTCCATGCAGTTTGACCAGCCTGATCGGGGTTTCAGCTTTCGCCACGATGGCCCCTTGGACATGCGCATGGACGATCGGCTCACGGAATCCGCCGCCGATGTGGTGAACCATTGGCAAGAAGTGCCCCTGGCCAACGCGATCTATACCTATGGTGAAGAACGATTATCTCGGCGGATTGCTCGGGCGATCGTGGAGCAACGGCAAACGCAGCCTTTCCAAACCACCCTCGAGCTGGCCAACGCGATCGCCCGCTGCGTGCCCGGTAAATATCGTCATGGGCGCATCCATCCCGCCACCCGCACCTTTCAGGCCCTGCGGATTGTGGTGAACCAAGAGTTGGCAGTTTTGGAAACCCTGCTCGATCGGGCCCCCAATTGGCTCGCTCCCCAGGGCCGCCTTGCCGTCATCAGCTTCCACAGCCTTGAGGATCGAATTGTGAAGCACCGACTGCGAGAATCAACCCAACTCAAAGTCATCACCAAAAAGCCCATCTGCCCCAACGATGCTGAAATGGGTCAAAATTCCCGATCGCGATCCGCAAAATTGCGAATTGCAGAGAGAATCTAG
- a CDS encoding SpoIIE family protein phosphatase — protein sequence MSLVVQTTPRAETKLKLMVVDDEPDNLDLLYRTFRRDFAVYKADSGFNALEVLDRDGEMAVIVSDQRMPGMNGTEFLSKTVDRFPDTIRIILTGYTDVEDLVGAINSGKVFRYLTKPWSPDELKSVVNQAAETYRVVKRRTNELNRALRRESLFNAMMSAIRESLNYDSMLPTIAQTITTTLNAHCALLQPVEGGQAKGEPLRYPLDRDDWSLTHEDGQLRDPVQAALEHLTIQQTQVNTDGSDSPGGAIDELLIPLVYQQECLALLSLVRQGQPGWQTDEVALISELTEQAALALSQARLYQRTEAQTQQFRMELEVARQVQADLLRQHWPEVLGVRVQAECQPAREVGGDFFEVFIHPQGDVWLAVGDVSGKGVPAALFMASSISVLRQELARAESPEPDEAIRRLNRALFENLFNSNRFITIALARYTPSTRRLSYANAGHVYPVVWSPQVVQEKVLAGGDLKEIEPTYLKARGVPLGILPEWKGTGGEQTLEPGEALLMASDGITEATVANIQLPGTSLVNGSMLQQEGLWELLKQQGSPFDLKRLLATLQQVAPDEQEDDQTLLLLEVL from the coding sequence ATGAGCTTAGTCGTCCAAACCACACCAAGAGCAGAAACAAAACTCAAATTGATGGTGGTTGATGACGAACCGGATAACCTCGATTTGTTGTATCGAACCTTCCGTCGCGACTTCGCGGTTTATAAGGCTGACAGTGGTTTCAATGCCTTGGAAGTGCTCGATCGCGACGGGGAAATGGCCGTGATCGTCTCAGACCAGCGGATGCCGGGCATGAACGGCACTGAGTTTTTGAGCAAAACCGTCGATCGATTCCCCGACACGATCCGCATTATTCTGACCGGCTACACCGACGTAGAAGACCTCGTAGGAGCCATCAACTCCGGTAAAGTTTTCCGATATCTGACAAAGCCCTGGAGTCCCGACGAACTCAAATCCGTCGTGAACCAAGCGGCCGAAACCTATCGTGTGGTTAAGCGCCGCACGAACGAGTTAAACCGGGCCCTGCGCCGCGAATCCCTGTTTAACGCCATGATGAGCGCAATTCGGGAATCCCTGAATTACGACAGCATGTTGCCCACCATCGCCCAGACCATTACCACCACCCTGAACGCCCATTGCGCCTTGTTGCAGCCCGTGGAAGGGGGGCAAGCCAAAGGAGAACCCCTGCGCTACCCACTCGATCGGGATGACTGGAGCCTGACCCACGAAGACGGGCAATTGCGGGATCCGGTGCAAGCGGCCCTGGAGCACTTGACCATTCAGCAAACCCAAGTCAACACCGATGGCAGCGACAGCCCAGGGGGAGCCATCGATGAGTTGCTCATCCCTTTGGTCTATCAGCAAGAATGTTTGGCCCTGTTGTCCCTGGTGCGCCAAGGACAACCCGGCTGGCAAACCGATGAAGTAGCGCTGATTTCGGAGCTAACAGAACAGGCGGCCTTGGCCCTTTCCCAAGCCCGTCTGTATCAGCGCACCGAAGCCCAAACCCAGCAGTTCCGCATGGAATTGGAAGTGGCGCGGCAGGTGCAGGCAGACTTGTTGCGCCAACATTGGCCAGAAGTACTCGGGGTGCGTGTGCAGGCGGAATGTCAGCCCGCGCGCGAGGTGGGGGGCGACTTTTTTGAAGTCTTTATCCATCCTCAGGGGGATGTGTGGTTAGCGGTTGGGGATGTGTCCGGAAAGGGGGTTCCGGCGGCCCTATTTATGGCCAGTTCGATCTCTGTTTTGCGCCAAGAACTGGCTCGGGCAGAGTCTCCGGAGCCAGATGAAGCGATTCGGCGGCTGAATCGGGCCCTGTTTGAAAATTTGTTTAATAGCAATCGATTCATTACGATTGCCCTAGCACGCTACACTCCCAGCACGAGACGCTTGAGCTATGCCAACGCGGGTCACGTCTACCCCGTGGTTTGGTCGCCCCAGGTGGTTCAGGAAAAAGTCCTGGCCGGTGGCGATCTCAAGGAAATTGAGCCAACCTATCTCAAGGCTCGGGGAGTGCCGCTGGGTATCTTGCCGGAGTGGAAAGGTACGGGGGGGGAACAGACTCTAGAGCCAGGGGAGGCTCTGCTGATGGCTAGTGACGGAATTACGGAAGCAACAGTGGCGAACATACAACTCCCGGGAACAAGTTTGGTGAACGGTTCAATGTTGCAACAGGAGGGCCTGTGGGAACTGTTGAAGCAACAAGGAAGCCCGTTTGATCTCAAGCGCTTGTTGGCGACCTTGCAACAGGTTGCGCCCGACGAGCAAGAAGACGACCAGACCCTACTGCTGCTGGAGGTTCTGTAA
- the cobN gene encoding cobaltochelatase subunit CobN, whose translation MHRIAALPGGWEPNTEGVIFVEQTPAPIIVLTAKDTDIQTLSIARRSLPENFPAIRATNLLQLQQQLTIDTYAEDVLSQAQVIVLRLLGGRAYWSYGLEVVRDLAERSGIGLLVLPGDDRPDPDLVSHSTAPLSLCDQIWRYLNEGGVENVQNALLKLSDTYFQTQYQPPNPQPIERWGLYQYPKNNALESSSVSKSIGTVGIVGILFYRAYYQAGNLAAIDQLCHALLAVNLQPLPIYVASLQDLDIQEEVGSALESQAIDLLLASTGFAITKAQSTLGQAQPHSLWQRLNVPVLQIILSSGTQDQWLANQQGLSPRDMAMQVALPEVDGRVATRLVACKSVQQRDRDLETETIALEPIPDRLDFVAKLAANWVKLRRSAPGDRPIAIVLANYPNRDGRLANGVGLDTPQSCVDFLWALARSGYDLGDLEQLPKTGDQLIQQLTQGTTNDPEGWTGRSIRQYLSFTNYQTWFETLPIEVQRAINQRWGSLTNPKPDHEQWFPQTVIEKEPVIPISGLQWGKVFVGIQPARGYDRDPSLNYHAPDLEPTHEYLAFYEWLRSQFAAQAIIHFGKHGNLEWLPGKGIALSENCFPEIALGPVPHFYPFIVNDPGEGSQAKRRAQAVILDHLTPPLTRAELYGDLSLIEGLIDEYYEAQSLDPKRTRVIAPKLLKLIEDNQLDRDLKTKLGAANYSLTRGSNSAQIVLESQSAIEDLIAALDGYLCELKEAQIRDGLHIFGHCPTGDQLRDLTVAIARSAQGGQGGLTRAIAQDWQLSFDPLTADWGDPLPEVDRWPHLATCRTLGDAIAVLETQASEAVAALIADRPWPSVGSHTDQALAWVRDRLLPALRQTPQEIDRLLQGLNGEFVPPGPSGAPSRGRADVLPTGRNFYSVDLRSLPTESAWEVGRKAADTLIERYVQENGDYPTTLGLSVWGTSTMRTGGDDLAEALALLGVRPRWDGAARRVVGVEVLPLSAIGRPRVDVTLRISGFFRDAFPNLIELFDRAVYLVAALDEAAADNPIAQRVRQETAQWQASGLTQEQASTRAHYRIFGSKPGAYGAGLQGLIEAQNWQSDQDLARAYLNWSSYAYSCAGRSGPVSGDAPSNGLAAPIGRSAPEAFEQRLREMQVVLQNQDNREHDLLDSDDYYQFQGGLTAAVRVISGQQPTVYFGDHAQPDRPRTRSLAEEIARVYRSRVVNPKWIASAMRHGYKGAFEMAATLDYLFAYDATARCVEDFMYDGVAEAYLLDRTVQDFVRQKNPWALRDMAERLLEAHQRGLWIPADPQRLDQLQAIALEAEADLEARS comes from the coding sequence ATGCATAGGATTGCTGCGTTGCCCGGTGGCTGGGAACCGAATACAGAAGGCGTTATTTTTGTTGAGCAAACTCCGGCTCCGATCATTGTTTTGACGGCCAAAGATACGGATATTCAAACGCTGTCGATCGCCCGTCGATCGTTGCCGGAAAATTTTCCAGCCATCCGCGCCACTAACCTCTTGCAACTGCAACAGCAACTGACGATCGATACCTATGCTGAGGACGTTTTGTCGCAAGCGCAGGTAATTGTTTTGCGCTTGTTGGGGGGCCGTGCCTATTGGAGCTATGGGCTAGAGGTGGTGCGAGATCTAGCTGAGCGATCGGGCATTGGGCTGTTGGTTTTGCCCGGAGACGATCGCCCAGATCCTGACTTGGTTTCCCATTCAACGGCTCCCTTGAGTTTGTGTGACCAGATTTGGCGCTATTTGAATGAAGGTGGCGTAGAGAATGTTCAAAATGCACTCTTGAAGTTATCAGATACCTATTTTCAAACGCAATATCAGCCTCCCAACCCTCAGCCGATCGAGCGTTGGGGGCTTTACCAATATCCTAAAAATAATGCTCTTGAAAGCTCATCAGTTTCTAAATCGATTGGAACCGTTGGGATTGTTGGAATTTTATTTTATCGAGCCTATTATCAAGCGGGAAACTTGGCGGCGATCGATCAACTATGCCATGCCCTGTTGGCGGTGAATTTACAACCATTGCCCATCTACGTGGCTTCGCTGCAAGACTTGGATATTCAGGAAGAGGTGGGTTCTGCCCTGGAATCTCAGGCGATCGATCTGTTATTGGCTTCAACGGGATTTGCAATCACCAAGGCCCAATCTACCCTTGGCCAGGCGCAACCCCATTCCCTTTGGCAGCGGTTAAATGTGCCTGTTTTACAAATTATTTTGAGCAGCGGAACCCAAGATCAATGGCTCGCCAATCAGCAAGGGTTATCCCCTCGAGATATGGCAATGCAGGTGGCGCTGCCGGAGGTGGACGGTCGGGTGGCAACTCGGCTGGTGGCTTGCAAATCGGTGCAACAGCGCGATCGAGATTTAGAAACAGAAACGATCGCGCTTGAACCCATTCCCGATCGCTTGGATTTTGTGGCAAAACTGGCGGCTAATTGGGTGAAGTTGCGGCGATCGGCTCCTGGCGATCGCCCGATCGCTATTGTGTTGGCCAATTATCCAAATCGAGATGGGCGCTTGGCCAATGGTGTTGGCTTGGATACGCCCCAAAGTTGTGTTGATTTTCTGTGGGCTTTGGCGCGATCGGGCTATGACTTGGGTGATTTAGAACAATTGCCAAAAACTGGTGACCAACTCATTCAGCAACTGACCCAAGGAACGACCAATGATCCTGAGGGCTGGACAGGGCGATCCATTCGCCAATATCTATCATTCACGAACTACCAAACCTGGTTTGAAACCTTGCCGATCGAGGTGCAAAGGGCCATCAATCAACGCTGGGGATCCCTGACCAACCCGAAACCGGATCATGAGCAGTGGTTTCCCCAAACGGTGATTGAAAAAGAGCCGGTAATTCCCATTTCAGGGTTGCAATGGGGCAAGGTTTTTGTGGGCATTCAACCGGCCCGAGGATACGATCGGGATCCTAGTTTGAACTATCACGCGCCAGACTTGGAACCTACCCATGAATATTTAGCGTTTTATGAGTGGCTGCGATCGCAATTTGCCGCTCAAGCGATCATCCATTTTGGGAAGCATGGCAATTTAGAATGGTTGCCCGGAAAAGGCATTGCTCTCTCAGAGAATTGCTTCCCGGAAATTGCCCTTGGGCCAGTTCCTCATTTTTATCCATTTATTGTGAATGATCCCGGTGAAGGCTCGCAAGCCAAACGACGGGCCCAAGCGGTAATTTTAGATCACCTAACCCCACCATTAACTAGGGCAGAACTGTATGGCGATTTGAGTTTAATTGAGGGCCTGATTGATGAATATTATGAAGCGCAAAGTTTAGATCCCAAGAGAACTCGGGTGATCGCTCCTAAATTATTGAAACTGATTGAAGATAATCAGCTCGATCGGGACCTCAAAACCAAACTAGGAGCTGCTAATTATTCCTTAACTCGGGGATCAAACTCAGCTCAGATCGTTCTCGAAAGCCAATCAGCCATTGAAGATCTGATCGCCGCTCTGGATGGCTATCTTTGCGAACTGAAGGAAGCCCAAATTCGGGATGGCTTGCATATTTTTGGGCATTGTCCCACGGGCGATCAATTGCGTGATTTGACCGTGGCGATCGCCCGTTCTGCCCAAGGCGGCCAAGGGGGCCTGACGCGGGCGATCGCCCAAGATTGGCAACTGAGCTTCGATCCCCTCACGGCCGATTGGGGCGATCCGTTGCCGGAGGTCGATCGCTGGCCCCACCTAGCCACCTGCCGCACCTTGGGAGACGCGATCGCCGTTCTGGAAACCCAGGCCAGCGAAGCCGTGGCGGCCCTCATTGCCGATCGCCCCTGGCCGTCCGTGGGATCCCACACGGATCAGGCTTTGGCTTGGGTGCGCGATCGGCTCCTGCCCGCCTTGCGCCAAACCCCCCAGGAAATCGATCGGCTCTTGCAGGGACTCAATGGCGAATTTGTGCCGCCGGGGCCATCGGGGGCTCCCAGCCGCGGCCGCGCGGACGTGCTGCCCACCGGCCGCAATTTCTACTCGGTGGATTTGCGATCTCTGCCCACGGAAAGCGCTTGGGAAGTGGGGCGCAAGGCCGCCGACACCCTGATCGAACGCTATGTTCAGGAAAATGGCGATTATCCAACCACCCTTGGGCTGTCGGTTTGGGGCACTTCCACCATGCGCACCGGAGGCGATGACTTAGCGGAAGCGTTGGCGCTGTTGGGGGTGCGGCCCCGCTGGGATGGGGCGGCGCGGCGGGTGGTGGGGGTGGAAGTGTTGCCCCTGTCCGCGATCGGGCGGCCCAGGGTGGATGTGACCCTGCGAATTTCTGGGTTCTTTCGGGATGCCTTTCCCAACCTAATTGAACTGTTCGATCGGGCGGTTTACCTGGTTGCCGCGTTGGATGAAGCCGCCGCCGACAACCCGATCGCCCAGCGTGTGCGTCAGGAAACCGCCCAATGGCAAGCCAGCGGCCTGACCCAGGAGCAGGCCAGCACCCGCGCCCACTACCGCATCTTTGGTTCCAAGCCTGGAGCCTACGGCGCAGGCCTTCAGGGCCTGATTGAGGCTCAAAACTGGCAAAGCGACCAGGACTTGGCCCGGGCCTATCTGAACTGGAGCAGCTATGCCTACAGTTGCGCGGGTCGTTCGGGCCCCGTCAGCGGCGATGCACCCAGCAATGGCCTGGCGGCCCCAATTGGGCGATCGGCCCCGGAAGCCTTTGAGCAGCGATTACGGGAAATGCAAGTGGTTTTGCAGAACCAAGATAACCGCGAGCATGACCTTTTAGACTCCGATGATTACTATCAATTTCAAGGGGGCTTAACGGCCGCCGTGCGCGTCATTTCCGGACAACAACCCACCGTCTATTTTGGAGACCATGCGCAACCCGATCGCCCCCGCACCCGATCGCTTGCGGAAGAAATTGCCCGAGTGTATCGATCGCGCGTTGTGAACCCCAAATGGATCGCCTCCGCCATGCGCCACGGCTACAAGGGAGCCTTTGAAATGGCCGCCACCCTCGATTATTTGTTTGCCTACGATGCCACGGCCCGCTGTGTCGAAGACTTCATGTATGACGGTGTGGCAGAGGCTTATCTGCTCGATCGCACCGTTCAGGACTTTGTGCGCCAGAAAAATCCCTGGGCCCTGCGAGATATGGCAGAGCGTTTGCTAGAAGCCCATCAGCGCGGTTTATGGATCCCTGCCGATCCCCAACGGTTGGATCAACTGCAAGCGATCGCCCTGGAAGCGGAAGCCGACCTAGAAGCTCGCTCATAG
- a CDS encoding universal stress protein, giving the protein MYHKILIAIEDPSVDHAPFRQGIDLAEKLGASVMLLHVLFPGEGNAPMPPGDDLFFVPAFLPDDALLQRYHEAWQSYIDQNLQQLKVLADVAAERQIPAEWSQNHGSPGKVICQLAHTWEADLVVVGHRRQSTLSELFMGSVSNYVLHHCPCAVLVTQEVSEEANSSKPVANP; this is encoded by the coding sequence ATGTATCACAAAATTTTGATTGCCATTGAAGATCCTTCCGTTGACCATGCTCCTTTTCGTCAGGGGATTGACCTGGCTGAAAAACTAGGCGCGTCGGTCATGTTGCTGCATGTGCTGTTTCCCGGCGAAGGCAATGCCCCTATGCCCCCCGGCGACGATTTATTTTTTGTGCCGGCTTTTCTGCCTGATGATGCTTTGTTGCAGCGCTATCACGAGGCTTGGCAATCCTATATTGACCAAAATCTACAACAGCTCAAAGTTTTGGCCGACGTGGCCGCAGAACGCCAAATTCCTGCCGAGTGGTCGCAAAACCATGGTTCGCCCGGTAAGGTCATTTGTCAGCTTGCCCACACCTGGGAAGCGGATTTGGTGGTGGTGGGGCATCGTCGTCAATCGACGCTGAGTGAGCTATTCATGGGCAGTGTCAGTAACTATGTGCTGCACCATTGTCCCTGTGCGGTTTTGGTGACCCAGGAAGTATCGGAGGAAGCCAACTCCAGCAAACCGGTGGCTAATCCGTAG
- a CDS encoding anti-sigma regulatory factor has protein sequence MRTEIQVPSNLKFLTIVEQWLLGSLEIELGDRVDWARQSNRLRLVLAEAYSNVVRHAHKDRPHLPVEMSVEVQDRELAIEIWDRGQGFSLDNYLPPVPEAKQENGYGWLILNRLMDRVEYRLQVDGKNCLVLLATLPPREESQSKN, from the coding sequence ATGAGAACTGAAATCCAAGTCCCAAGCAACTTGAAGTTTCTAACCATTGTTGAGCAGTGGTTACTCGGTTCCCTGGAAATTGAGCTAGGCGATCGAGTGGATTGGGCCCGCCAGTCGAACCGTCTGCGGCTGGTGTTGGCGGAGGCCTATTCCAACGTGGTGCGCCATGCCCACAAGGATCGCCCCCACCTGCCGGTGGAGATGTCGGTGGAGGTGCAGGATCGGGAGCTGGCGATCGAGATTTGGGATCGCGGCCAGGGCTTCAGTTTGGATAATTACCTGCCGCCAGTGCCGGAAGCCAAGCAGGAAAATGGCTATGGCTGGTTGATTTTGAACCGGCTGATGGATCGGGTGGAATATCGGTTGCAGGTGGATGGCAAAAACTGCCTGGTGCTGTTGGCGACGTTGCCCCCTCGGGAAGAGTCCCAATCCAAAAACTAG
- a CDS encoding YebC/PmpR family DNA-binding transcriptional regulator translates to MAGHSKWANIKRQKARVDAVRGSVFTKLSREIIVAARSGADPTGNFQLRTAIDKAKAAGVPNANIDRAIAKGAGRLAGEGAELEAIRYEGYGPGGVAVLIEALTDNRNRTAADLRVAFSKNGGNLGETGCVGWMFENKGVVTIVGEAIEEDALLEASIEGEGESYDPFSGQDQKGFDLVGFEVKTAPDNLENLESVLKARGFRVWQSETRWFPTNTVAVTDRDQAKALIKMMDTIEDLDDVQSVATNFEMTDDLMAEVMA, encoded by the coding sequence ATGGCCGGACATAGTAAATGGGCAAACATTAAGCGCCAAAAGGCCCGGGTGGATGCGGTGCGCGGCAGTGTCTTTACCAAACTGTCGCGGGAGATTATTGTGGCGGCCCGCAGTGGTGCGGATCCTACCGGTAATTTCCAACTGCGAACCGCGATCGACAAGGCCAAGGCGGCCGGCGTGCCCAATGCCAACATCGATCGGGCGATCGCCAAGGGAGCCGGTCGGCTGGCGGGGGAAGGGGCGGAACTGGAAGCCATTCGCTATGAGGGCTATGGCCCCGGTGGCGTGGCCGTGCTGATTGAAGCCCTCACGGACAATCGCAACCGCACCGCTGCTGACCTGCGCGTGGCCTTCAGCAAAAACGGCGGCAACCTGGGGGAAACCGGCTGCGTGGGCTGGATGTTTGAAAACAAGGGCGTGGTCACCATCGTGGGCGAGGCGATCGAGGAAGATGCGCTGCTGGAAGCCTCGATCGAGGGGGAAGGAGAATCCTATGATCCCTTCTCTGGCCAAGACCAAAAGGGATTTGACCTCGTGGGGTTTGAAGTCAAAACAGCCCCAGATAACTTGGAAAATTTGGAATCAGTGTTGAAGGCGCGTGGCTTTCGGGTGTGGCAATCGGAAACTCGTTGGTTTCCCACCAACACCGTCGCCGTAACCGATCGCGATCAAGCCAAAGCCCTCATCAAAATGATGGACACGATCGAAGACTTAGACGACGTGCAAAGCGTCGCCACCAACTTTGAAATGACCGACGATCTGATGGCGGAAGTGATGGCTTAG